One part of the Streptomyces nigra genome encodes these proteins:
- a CDS encoding ABC transporter ATP-binding protein, with protein MTATAHDSAPARDGEGLDARLVVERDAFRLDVALRAAPGDVVALLGPNGAGKTTALRALAGLVPLSDGHLRLDGADLDRTPPESRPVGVVFQDYLLFPHLSALDNVAFGPRCRKVPKAVARAQAAAWLERMGLAEHAASRPRRLSGGQAQRVALARALATHPRLLLLDEPLAALDARTRLDVRARLRHHLADFEAVAVLVTHDPLDAMVLADHLVVIEDGRVVQEGGPADIARHPRSDYIARLVGLNLYRGEALGHTVRVDGGPLVTTTEELTGPVFVAFPPGAVTLHRERPTGSSARNLWRCEVAGLETHGDQIRAALSGELPLAADLTTVAAAELDLRPGATVWATVKATQTHAYPA; from the coding sequence ATGACCGCGACGGCCCACGACAGCGCGCCCGCTCGCGACGGCGAGGGGCTGGACGCCCGCCTGGTCGTGGAGCGGGACGCCTTCCGCCTCGACGTGGCGCTGCGCGCCGCGCCCGGTGACGTGGTCGCGCTCCTCGGACCGAACGGCGCCGGCAAGACGACCGCCCTGCGCGCGCTGGCCGGCCTGGTCCCGCTGTCCGACGGGCATCTGCGGCTGGACGGCGCCGATCTCGACCGCACGCCGCCGGAGTCCCGCCCGGTCGGGGTCGTCTTCCAGGACTATCTGCTCTTCCCCCATCTGTCCGCGCTGGACAACGTGGCGTTCGGGCCCCGCTGCCGCAAGGTGCCGAAAGCGGTCGCCCGGGCGCAGGCCGCCGCGTGGCTGGAGCGCATGGGACTCGCCGAGCACGCCGCGAGCAGACCGCGCCGGCTGTCCGGCGGGCAGGCCCAGCGGGTCGCCCTCGCCCGGGCCCTGGCGACCCACCCGCGGCTGCTGCTCCTCGACGAGCCGCTCGCCGCGCTCGACGCCCGGACCAGGCTCGACGTACGGGCGCGGCTGCGTCACCATCTTGCGGACTTCGAGGCGGTGGCCGTCCTCGTCACCCACGACCCCCTGGACGCCATGGTGCTGGCCGACCATCTCGTGGTCATCGAGGACGGGCGGGTCGTCCAGGAGGGCGGCCCGGCCGACATCGCGCGGCATCCGCGCAGCGACTACATCGCCCGGCTGGTCGGCCTCAACCTCTACCGGGGCGAGGCTCTCGGGCACACCGTCCGGGTCGACGGCGGCCCGCTGGTCACGACCACCGAGGAGCTGACCGGTCCGGTCTTCGTCGCGTTCCCGCCCGGCGCGGTGACCCTGCACCGGGAGCGTCCGACCGGTTCCAGCGCCCGCAATCTGTGGCGTTGCGAGGTGGCCGGTCTGGAGACGCACGGCGACCAGATCCGCGCGGCGCTGTCCGGTGAACTCCCGCTGGCCGCCGACCTGACGACGGTCGCCGCCGCCGAACTCGACCTGCGTCCCGGCGCCACGGTGTGGGCGACGGTCAAGGCGACCCAGACCCACGCCTATCCCGCCTGA
- the modB gene encoding molybdate ABC transporter permease subunit, which produces MKAQDFPAVPRRRRRVSRGAPLPLLVPALIGVAFLVLPLIALLVRAPWRSMPDLLTSTEVWQALRLSLVCATAATAVSLVVGVPLAWLLARVEFPGRRLVRALVTLPLVLPPVVGGVALLMALGRNGVVGRLLDDWFGVTLPFTTAGVVVAEAFVAMPFLVISVEGTLRAADPRYEEAAATLGASRFTAFRRVTLPLVAPGIAAGAVLAWARALGEFGATITFAGNFPGRTQTMPLAVYLALQNDPEAAIALSLVLLAVSVAVLAGLRDRWMTAS; this is translated from the coding sequence GTGAAGGCCCAGGATTTCCCGGCCGTTCCCCGGCGCCGCCGCCGTGTGAGCCGGGGTGCCCCGCTGCCGCTGCTCGTGCCCGCGCTGATCGGGGTCGCGTTCCTGGTCCTGCCGCTGATCGCCCTGCTCGTACGGGCCCCGTGGCGGAGTATGCCCGATCTGCTGACCAGCACCGAGGTGTGGCAGGCGCTGCGGCTGTCCCTGGTCTGCGCGACGGCGGCGACCGCGGTGAGCCTGGTCGTCGGCGTGCCGCTGGCCTGGCTGCTGGCCCGGGTGGAGTTCCCCGGGCGGCGGCTGGTCCGGGCGCTGGTCACGCTGCCGCTCGTCCTGCCGCCCGTGGTCGGCGGTGTGGCGCTGCTGATGGCGCTCGGCCGCAACGGCGTGGTGGGCCGGCTGCTGGACGACTGGTTCGGTGTGACCCTGCCGTTCACCACGGCGGGCGTGGTGGTCGCGGAGGCGTTCGTGGCGATGCCGTTCCTCGTCATCAGCGTCGAGGGCACCCTGCGCGCCGCCGACCCGCGCTACGAGGAGGCCGCCGCCACCCTGGGCGCCTCCCGCTTCACCGCGTTCCGCCGGGTCACGCTGCCGCTCGTCGCGCCCGGCATCGCGGCCGGCGCCGTCCTCGCCTGGGCGCGGGCGCTCGGTGAGTTCGGGGCGACCATCACGTTCGCCGGGAACTTCCCCGGCCGGACCCAGACCATGCCGCTCGCCGTGTATCTGGCACTCCAGAACGACCCGGAGGCGGCGATCGCCCTCAGCCTGGTCCTGCTCGCCGTGTCCGTCGCGGTGCTCGCGGGCCTGCGTGACCGCTGGATGACCGCCTCATGA
- the modA gene encoding molybdate ABC transporter substrate-binding protein: MPSRSSRRIRRALSSGALGAAALLVLGACSSSGPPPASGSGGVSGEVTVFAAASLKESFEELGERFEREHPGTHVTFSFGGSDALAASITGGAPADVFASASPKTMKIVTDAGDASGTPVTFVRNRLEIATLPGNPDRIGSLKDLTRNGLKVVLCDASVPCGAAAKKALDASGLELTPVSYEEDVKSALNKVVLKEADAAVVYRTDVQAAGDKVEGVEFPESADAVNDYPITVLERSENTEAAEAFLALVRSPEGRKALTGAGFLAP, encoded by the coding sequence GTGCCCAGCCGTTCTTCGCGCCGGATCCGGCGCGCCCTGTCGTCGGGTGCCCTGGGGGCCGCCGCGCTGCTGGTCCTGGGCGCCTGCTCGTCCTCCGGGCCGCCGCCCGCCTCGGGATCGGGCGGTGTGTCGGGTGAGGTGACCGTGTTCGCCGCGGCCTCCCTCAAGGAGAGCTTCGAGGAGCTGGGCGAGCGGTTCGAGCGCGAGCACCCGGGCACCCATGTCACCTTCAGCTTCGGCGGCAGCGACGCGCTGGCCGCGAGCATCACCGGCGGCGCGCCCGCCGACGTCTTCGCCTCGGCCAGCCCGAAGACGATGAAGATCGTCACGGACGCCGGGGACGCCTCCGGTACTCCCGTCACCTTCGTCCGCAACCGGCTGGAGATCGCCACCCTCCCCGGCAACCCCGACCGGATCGGGTCCCTGAAGGACCTCACGCGCAACGGCCTCAAGGTCGTGCTGTGCGACGCCTCGGTGCCCTGCGGGGCCGCCGCCAAGAAGGCCCTCGACGCGAGCGGGCTCGAGCTCACCCCCGTCTCCTACGAGGAGGACGTCAAGTCCGCGCTCAACAAGGTCGTCCTGAAGGAGGCCGACGCGGCCGTCGTCTACAGGACCGATGTGCAGGCCGCGGGTGACAAGGTGGAGGGCGTGGAGTTCCCCGAGTCGGCCGACGCCGTCAACGACTACCCGATCACCGTGCTCGAGCGGTCGGAGAACACTGAGGCCGCCGAGGCGTTCCTCGCGCTCGTACGCTCCCCCGAGGGCCGGAAGGCCCTGACCGGGGCCGGGTTCCTCGCGCCGTGA
- a CDS encoding TOBE domain-containing protein, with protein sequence MQAYTIGQAARLLGVSPDTARRWADAGRMATHRDESGRRLIDGRDLAAFSVELARSGAGEEAPSSTSVRNAFPGIVTAIKLGDVAAQVEIQAGPHRLVSLLTREAVEELGLEVGTEATARVKSTNVHIDRT encoded by the coding sequence ATGCAGGCATACACGATCGGTCAGGCGGCGCGGCTGCTGGGTGTCAGTCCGGACACCGCCCGGCGCTGGGCGGACGCGGGCAGGATGGCCACCCATCGCGACGAGAGCGGCAGGCGCCTCATCGACGGCAGGGACCTCGCCGCCTTCTCCGTGGAGCTCGCCCGCAGCGGCGCGGGCGAGGAGGCGCCCTCGTCCACCTCCGTGCGCAACGCCTTCCCCGGCATCGTCACCGCGATCAAGCTCGGGGACGTGGCGGCCCAGGTGGAGATCCAGGCCGGCCCGCACCGGCTGGTGTCGCTGCTGACCCGGGAGGCCGTGGAGGAGCTGGGTCTTGAGGTCGGCACGGAGGCCACCGCCCGGGTCAAGTCGACGAATGTCCATATCGACCGCACGTGA
- a CDS encoding ATP-binding protein, whose amino-acid sequence MATESQDGGKKPSTEQTQEWGARFDGGFGDVTRARLGAEEYLNTLARASPPATPEYRDDILLVVSELVSNAIQYAPGPMELTMRKAFDGVHVTLGDTSTTRPAPRPFHPGTGKGGGIGWYLIHTLCDQVSVVVREDGKDVHAFLPW is encoded by the coding sequence ATGGCGACCGAATCACAGGACGGCGGCAAGAAGCCGTCTACGGAACAGACACAGGAGTGGGGGGCCCGCTTCGACGGGGGGTTCGGCGATGTGACGCGTGCGCGTCTGGGCGCGGAGGAGTATCTGAACACGCTCGCGCGGGCCTCGCCCCCGGCGACCCCGGAGTACCGGGACGACATCCTGCTGGTGGTCAGCGAGCTGGTCTCGAACGCCATCCAGTACGCGCCGGGTCCCATGGAGCTGACCATGCGCAAGGCTTTCGACGGCGTCCATGTGACGCTCGGCGACACCAGCACCACCCGGCCGGCGCCGCGCCCCTTCCACCCCGGGACGGGCAAGGGCGGAGGCATCGGCTGGTATCTCATCCACACGCTGTGCGACCAGGTCAGCGTGGTGGTGCGCGAGGACGGAAAGGACGTCCACGCCTTCCTGCCCTGGTGA
- a CDS encoding ATP-binding protein, with translation MLRFRSAEVSSASAARGFVKSVVEEHARTSPVDERAVMDLMLVVSELVTNAIRHGDGLAGFEVAVEREGLRLRVHDYSDTVPSAAYGPGTLPQTHEGSGYGWPLIIRLTREIRIDHRREGGKTVSVLAPLT, from the coding sequence GTGCTGCGGTTCCGGTCCGCCGAGGTCAGCAGCGCATCGGCGGCACGCGGCTTCGTGAAGTCGGTCGTCGAGGAGCACGCCCGCACCTCCCCCGTGGACGAGCGCGCGGTGATGGACCTGATGCTGGTGGTGTCAGAGCTGGTCACCAACGCGATCCGGCACGGCGACGGCCTCGCCGGGTTCGAGGTGGCCGTGGAGCGGGAGGGACTGCGGCTGCGCGTGCACGACTACAGCGACACCGTGCCGTCCGCCGCCTACGGTCCGGGCACGTTGCCGCAGACCCACGAGGGCAGCGGGTACGGCTGGCCCCTGATCATCCGCCTGACGCGGGAGATCCGGATCGACCACCGCCGTGAGGGAGGCAAGACGGTCAGCGTCCTGGCGCCGCTGACATGA
- a CDS encoding DUF5133 domain-containing protein has protein sequence MLMPHPTLLRRLVDEYEALMARTAPGEGPDRHDPRVQDLAYTLCVSTGTREVGHAHETARHMLAASLDEPAACRAAAAAV, from the coding sequence ATGCTGATGCCCCACCCGACGCTGCTGCGCCGGCTCGTCGACGAGTACGAGGCGCTCATGGCGCGTACGGCCCCCGGCGAGGGCCCGGACCGGCACGACCCGCGGGTCCAGGACCTGGCGTACACGCTGTGCGTCTCGACCGGGACGCGCGAGGTGGGACATGCACATGAGACGGCGCGGCACATGCTGGCCGCGTCTCTGGACGAGCCCGCGGCATGCCGCGCGGCGGCCGCCGCCGTGTAG
- a CDS encoding SigB/SigF/SigG family RNA polymerase sigma factor: protein MLVETSAHGSDLPARPRVSGGRVHDDAPDTASTFVRLAELPHGPERDALRDELTRAWLPMAHRIAGRFRNRGESLEDLRQVAALGLVKAIDRYEPGRGAFESYAVPTITGEIKRHFRDRMWALRVPRRVQELRNKVRIARRELTESGSGATASVADIAAHTGLTEDEVNAGLEALESYSTLSLDAEMSASDDGFSLADTIGGVEEAYDVVIDREAAKEGLRRLPERERTILYMRFFEDMTQSRIADQLGISQMHVSRLISRCCAKVRAEVLDQDAHPQRRGGGRSG, encoded by the coding sequence ATGCTGGTTGAAACGTCCGCACATGGTTCCGACCTCCCTGCCCGCCCCCGCGTCTCCGGCGGGCGCGTCCACGACGACGCCCCCGACACCGCGAGCACCTTCGTCCGGCTGGCCGAGCTGCCGCACGGGCCCGAGCGGGACGCGCTCCGCGACGAATTGACCCGGGCCTGGCTGCCGATGGCCCACCGGATCGCCGGCCGCTTCCGCAACCGCGGGGAGTCGCTGGAGGACCTGCGCCAGGTCGCCGCGCTCGGCCTGGTCAAGGCGATCGACCGGTACGAGCCCGGGCGGGGCGCCTTCGAGAGCTACGCCGTGCCCACCATCACCGGTGAGATCAAGCGGCACTTCCGCGACCGGATGTGGGCGCTGCGGGTGCCGCGCCGCGTCCAGGAGCTGCGCAACAAGGTGCGGATCGCGCGCCGTGAACTGACCGAGTCCGGCTCGGGGGCGACCGCGTCCGTCGCGGACATCGCCGCCCACACCGGGCTCACCGAGGACGAGGTGAACGCCGGCCTGGAGGCCCTGGAGAGCTACAGCACGCTCTCCCTGGACGCCGAGATGTCCGCGAGCGACGACGGCTTCAGCCTCGCCGACACGATCGGCGGCGTCGAGGAGGCGTACGACGTGGTCATCGACCGGGAGGCGGCGAAGGAGGGACTGCGGCGGCTGCCCGAGCGCGAGCGGACGATCCTCTACATGCGCTTCTTCGAGGACATGACGCAGAGCCGCATAGCCGACCAGCTCGGTATCTCCCAGATGCATGTCTCACGGCTGATCAGCCGGTGCTGCGCGAAGGTCCGGGCCGAGGTGCTCGACCAGGACGCCCACCCGCAGCGCCGCGGCGGAGGCCGCTCCGGCTGA
- a CDS encoding RNA polymerase sigma factor SigF → MAAVTVAQATATAQEKDATEAALPLIEDPSRVKPQDARELSRQFFDRLDVLEEGTHEYQYVRNTLIEMNLSLVRYAASRFRARGDSLEDIVQVGTIGLIKAIDRFEISREVEFTTFAVPYIVGEIKRFFRDTSWAVHVPRRLQEARVELAKATEELSSRLGRTPTTRELSELMSLSEEEVIEARKASNCYQSASLDAAVSGDAESGESVLADLLGEEDPSLELVEDFHSLAPLIAGLDDRERKIIHLRFVEELTQSQIAEQIGVSQMHVSRLISRIIKQLRVGLLEPGVA, encoded by the coding sequence ATGGCAGCCGTGACGGTGGCGCAGGCAACGGCCACGGCACAGGAGAAGGACGCGACGGAGGCGGCGCTGCCGCTGATCGAGGACCCGTCGCGGGTGAAGCCCCAGGACGCACGCGAGCTGTCGCGTCAGTTCTTCGACCGACTGGATGTGCTGGAAGAGGGCACGCACGAATACCAGTACGTACGCAACACCCTGATCGAGATGAACCTGTCCCTCGTGCGGTACGCGGCATCGCGCTTCCGTGCCCGCGGGGACTCGCTGGAGGACATCGTCCAGGTCGGCACGATCGGGCTGATCAAGGCGATCGACCGGTTCGAGATCTCTCGCGAGGTCGAGTTCACGACCTTCGCCGTGCCGTACATCGTCGGTGAGATCAAGCGTTTCTTCCGTGACACCAGCTGGGCCGTGCATGTGCCGCGCCGGCTGCAGGAGGCGCGCGTGGAGCTGGCCAAGGCCACCGAGGAGCTCAGCTCCCGGCTCGGCCGGACGCCGACCACCCGTGAGCTGTCCGAGCTGATGTCGCTGTCGGAGGAAGAGGTCATCGAGGCCCGCAAGGCCTCCAACTGCTACCAGTCGGCCTCGCTGGACGCCGCCGTCTCCGGTGACGCGGAGAGCGGCGAGTCGGTGCTGGCGGACCTCCTCGGCGAGGAGGACCCGTCGCTGGAGCTGGTGGAGGACTTCCACTCGCTCGCCCCGCTGATCGCGGGACTGGACGACCGGGAACGGAAGATCATCCACCTGCGGTTCGTGGAGGAGCTGACCCAGTCGCAGATCGCCGAGCAGATCGGCGTCTCGCAGATGCATGTCTCGCGGCTCATCAGCCGCATCATCAAGCAGCTGCGGGTCGGACTGCTGGAGCCCGGGGTCGCCTGA
- a CDS encoding ATP-binding protein, which translates to MSQEQGAHAPTGPAGDPARHRPLNPAEARGAVRRALAERPTGRSAPYTPDSLSDALLVASELTTNAMLHGGGITDFDVEVVGENLHLSVCDRERRRPVTLESVDRRGRHRCGGRGWPIVCRLACEVEVADLPTGGKRVTAVIPLLGPHPEGA; encoded by the coding sequence ATGAGTCAGGAACAGGGGGCCCACGCCCCCACCGGCCCGGCCGGCGACCCCGCGCGCCACCGGCCGCTCAACCCCGCCGAGGCGCGGGGAGCGGTACGGCGTGCTCTCGCCGAGCGCCCGACCGGCCGGAGTGCCCCGTACACGCCCGACTCGCTGTCGGACGCGCTGCTCGTCGCCTCGGAGCTGACGACCAACGCGATGCTGCACGGCGGCGGCATCACCGACTTCGACGTCGAGGTCGTCGGCGAGAACCTCCATCTGTCCGTGTGCGACCGGGAGCGCCGGCGGCCGGTGACGCTGGAGTCCGTCGACCGCCGCGGCCGGCACCGCTGCGGAGGGCGTGGCTGGCCGATCGTGTGCCGGCTGGCCTGCGAGGTCGAGGTGGCCGACCTGCCCACCGGCGGCAAGCGGGTCACCGCGGTGATCCCCCTGCTCGGGCCGCACCCGGAGGGCGCCTGA
- a CDS encoding STAS domain-containing protein, which yields MSIAQNPLSIKVEVPREDAVLLTVEGDLDMDTATELQHHLANQLHHGRRHFLLDIAGVPFMDSSGMNIVLRAYQEVREIPGGVYVISPTPAVRRIMDLTGVSITVPIVESVEEALAVADSGGPVAPEPPDED from the coding sequence GTGTCCATTGCCCAGAATCCCTTGTCGATCAAGGTGGAAGTGCCCAGGGAGGACGCCGTGCTGCTGACGGTCGAGGGTGACCTGGACATGGACACGGCCACCGAGCTGCAGCACCACCTGGCCAACCAGCTCCATCACGGCCGCCGCCACTTCCTGCTCGACATCGCCGGCGTGCCCTTCATGGACTCGTCCGGCATGAACATCGTGCTGCGGGCCTACCAGGAGGTGCGGGAGATCCCCGGCGGTGTGTACGTGATCTCGCCGACCCCCGCGGTCCGGCGGATCATGGACCTCACCGGGGTCAGCATCACCGTGCCCATCGTGGAGAGCGTCGAGGAGGCGCTGGCCGTGGCGGACTCCGGCGGCCCGGTCGCCCCCGAGCCCCCGGACGAGGACTGA
- a CDS encoding MarR family winged helix-turn-helix transcriptional regulator, with translation MTSEAAELLEVLWGRASTSPVSASQIRVLFILEHSDGINLRMLAEALGSTPPSTSRLCDRLQAVGFVERETSAASRRELRLHLSRRGRTFLAELRARREAALQSVLEQMPVAKRDALLEGLEAFCRAASAEIHESDEEPDARSA, from the coding sequence ATGACCTCCGAGGCCGCCGAGTTGCTGGAGGTCCTGTGGGGCCGCGCCTCGACCTCTCCGGTGTCCGCCTCCCAGATCCGCGTGCTGTTCATCCTGGAGCACAGCGACGGCATCAACCTGCGCATGCTCGCGGAAGCGCTCGGCTCCACCCCGCCGTCCACGAGCCGGCTGTGCGACCGGCTGCAGGCGGTGGGCTTCGTCGAGCGTGAGACCAGCGCCGCCAGCCGCAGGGAGCTGCGGCTGCATCTGAGCCGGCGTGGGCGGACGTTCCTGGCGGAGCTGCGCGCGCGGCGCGAGGCCGCCCTGCAGTCCGTCCTGGAGCAGATGCCCGTGGCCAAGCGGGACGCGCTGCTGGAGGGCCTGGAGGCCTTCTGCCGCGCGGCTTCGGCGGAGATCCACGAGAGCGACGAGGAGCCGGACGCCCGAAGCGCCTGA
- a CDS encoding PP2C family protein-serine/threonine phosphatase: protein MNRFVAAERALRSAAPHRLVEAARDVLCAEYGATSVELYLADYALVQLQEVHATDGRAESVPARGSTAGRAFGSQEPYTEKLTGGRVRLHLPVTVRGDRLGVLIVTMPPAEDADSALDELADIAQVLGHEIVVADRDTDVYMRARRADRLTLAAEMQWQLLPGRSCTGPEYALGAQLEPAYAIHGDNFDWSADAERLMVYVTNGMGEGIEASLLTNLGINALRNARRAGLSIEDQAALADQAVFAQYRGESYISVLLVDLELRTGRLRVVDAGSPRMLRLRGRSVTPVDLEAQLPLGMFEETDYVPHEVDLAPGDRLLFVSDGVYAVCAPGGEEYGERALARAIVSTSLLPAAEVPRAVLRELSGHRGATEPADDALVVCLDWFGPPEVA from the coding sequence GTGAACAGATTCGTGGCAGCCGAGAGGGCGCTGCGCTCCGCGGCACCGCACCGGCTCGTGGAGGCGGCGCGGGACGTGCTGTGCGCCGAGTACGGCGCGACGTCCGTCGAGCTGTACCTGGCCGACTACGCCCTCGTGCAGCTCCAGGAGGTCCACGCGACCGACGGCCGGGCCGAGTCCGTCCCGGCCCGCGGCAGCACCGCCGGACGGGCCTTCGGCTCCCAGGAGCCGTACACCGAGAAGCTCACCGGCGGCCGGGTGCGGCTGCACCTCCCGGTGACCGTGCGCGGCGACCGCCTCGGCGTCCTCATCGTGACCATGCCCCCCGCCGAAGACGCCGACAGCGCCCTGGACGAGCTCGCCGACATCGCGCAGGTGCTCGGCCACGAGATCGTCGTCGCCGACCGGGACACCGACGTCTACATGCGGGCCCGTCGCGCCGACCGGCTCACCCTCGCCGCCGAGATGCAGTGGCAGCTCCTGCCCGGACGCTCCTGCACCGGGCCCGAGTACGCCCTGGGTGCCCAGCTGGAGCCCGCCTACGCGATCCACGGCGACAACTTCGACTGGTCCGCCGACGCCGAACGCCTGATGGTCTACGTCACCAACGGCATGGGCGAGGGCATCGAGGCGTCCCTGCTGACCAACCTCGGTATCAACGCCCTGCGCAACGCGCGCCGCGCCGGGCTCTCCATCGAGGACCAGGCCGCCCTGGCCGACCAGGCCGTCTTCGCCCAGTACCGCGGCGAGTCGTACATCTCCGTGCTCCTCGTCGACCTGGAGCTGCGCACCGGGCGGCTGCGGGTCGTCGACGCCGGGTCCCCGCGGATGCTGCGGCTGCGCGGCCGCAGCGTCACCCCCGTCGACCTGGAGGCCCAGCTCCCGCTCGGCATGTTCGAGGAGACCGACTACGTCCCCCACGAGGTCGACCTCGCCCCCGGCGACCGGCTCCTCTTCGTCAGCGACGGGGTGTACGCCGTCTGCGCGCCCGGCGGCGAGGAGTACGGGGAGCGGGCCCTGGCCCGCGCCATCGTCTCCACCAGCCTGCTGCCCGCCGCCGAGGTCCCCCGGGCCGTCCTGCGGGAGCTGTCCGGCCACCGCGGCGCCACCGAACCCGCCGACGACGCGCTCGTGGTGTGTCTCGACTGGTTCGGGCCGCCCGAGGTGGCCTGA
- a CDS encoding STAS domain-containing protein codes for MPEQHTAKDRTDPKQEVGAFLRERREQIAQRWADAAVFRTVFTVSRDEAVEAGRSVVEALAAVAASGRIEDLEADGFAVVREQLARTAQARARAGATMGQISAEMEALRPPVTELLLDELSGAPADHVRECTTVLAVLMGTLRLVMLETTTVAGQDLINRQRLEMLEIATPVIKLWEGIVAVPLIGTLDSARSQVVMETLLDAIVEQHARIAILDITGVPTVDSLVAQHLMKTVAAARLMGAECIVSGIRPAIAQTIVHLGIDLSSIQTRASLADALAYALQQQGAHIVPSAGPVVEPR; via the coding sequence GTGCCGGAACAGCACACGGCCAAGGACAGGACCGATCCCAAGCAGGAGGTGGGTGCCTTCCTGCGGGAGCGGCGCGAGCAGATCGCCCAGCGCTGGGCCGACGCCGCGGTGTTCCGCACCGTGTTCACCGTCTCCCGTGACGAGGCGGTCGAGGCGGGCCGCTCCGTCGTGGAGGCCCTGGCCGCGGTGGCCGCGTCCGGACGGATCGAGGACCTGGAGGCCGACGGCTTCGCCGTGGTCCGCGAGCAGCTCGCGCGCACCGCGCAGGCCCGCGCCCGGGCCGGCGCCACCATGGGCCAGATCTCCGCGGAGATGGAGGCACTGCGCCCGCCCGTCACCGAGCTGCTGCTCGACGAGCTGTCCGGCGCACCCGCCGACCACGTCCGCGAGTGCACCACCGTCCTGGCCGTGCTCATGGGCACCCTGCGGCTGGTCATGCTGGAGACGACCACCGTCGCCGGACAGGACCTCATCAACCGGCAGCGGCTGGAGATGCTGGAGATCGCCACCCCCGTGATCAAGCTCTGGGAGGGTATCGTCGCCGTCCCGCTCATCGGCACGCTGGACAGCGCCCGCAGCCAGGTCGTCATGGAGACCCTGCTGGACGCCATCGTCGAACAGCACGCCCGGATCGCGATCCTGGACATCACCGGGGTGCCGACCGTGGACTCGCTGGTGGCCCAGCACCTGATGAAGACCGTCGCGGCGGCCCGGCTCATGGGCGCCGAGTGCATCGTCTCCGGCATCCGGCCGGCCATCGCGCAGACCATCGTCCACCTCGGCATCGACCTCAGCTCGATCCAGACCCGCGCCAGCCTCGCGGACGCCCTGGCCTACGCCCTCCAGCAGCAGGGCGCGCACATCGTGCCCTCCGCCGGCCCCGTCGTGGAGCCGCGGTGA
- a CDS encoding STAS domain-containing protein: protein MTGTATPPDGYVPVLRLGGILLVTLQGDLYDSTAERLRQDIGRTVSDDAVTGVVIDLSGVEIVDSFMGRVLSDIAAMTQLLAAQTVVAGMRPAVAITLVELGLTLPGLRTALSTEEAMNLLGAQVADLPRTAGARRERP, encoded by the coding sequence GTGACCGGGACCGCCACACCGCCCGACGGCTATGTGCCCGTGCTGCGCCTCGGCGGGATCCTGCTCGTCACCCTGCAGGGCGATCTGTACGACAGCACGGCGGAACGGCTGAGGCAGGACATCGGCCGCACCGTCTCCGACGACGCGGTCACCGGTGTCGTCATCGATCTGTCGGGCGTCGAGATCGTCGACTCCTTCATGGGCCGGGTGCTCAGCGACATCGCCGCCATGACCCAGCTGCTGGCCGCGCAGACCGTCGTCGCCGGGATGCGCCCGGCCGTCGCCATCACCCTGGTGGAACTCGGCCTGACCCTCCCGGGGCTGCGCACCGCGCTGAGCACCGAGGAGGCCATGAACCTGCTCGGCGCCCAGGTCGCGGACCTGCCCCGGACCGCCGGCGCCCGCCGGGAGCGGCCGTGA
- a CDS encoding anti-sigma regulatory factor gives MTHSTGSVSARLPLTSDLDLVRARQHVRQMTAELGFSLVEQTKLVTAASELARNALVHGGGGRMECTQVTDGGVRGLRLVFSDDGPGIADLDQALSDGYTSGEGLGMGLPGARRLVHEFSVDSARGQGTTVTVTSWVAGPPRQREAP, from the coding sequence GTGACCCACAGCACCGGAAGTGTCTCCGCCCGTCTGCCGCTCACCTCGGACCTGGACCTGGTCCGGGCCCGGCAGCATGTGCGGCAGATGACCGCCGAGCTCGGGTTCAGCCTGGTCGAGCAGACCAAGCTGGTCACCGCGGCCAGCGAGCTGGCGCGCAACGCCCTCGTCCACGGCGGCGGCGGCCGGATGGAGTGCACACAGGTGACCGACGGCGGCGTACGCGGCCTGCGCCTCGTCTTCAGCGACGACGGCCCCGGCATCGCCGACCTCGACCAGGCACTCTCCGACGGCTACACGTCCGGCGAGGGGCTGGGCATGGGGCTGCCCGGCGCCCGGCGCCTGGTCCACGAGTTCTCCGTCGACAGCGCCCGCGGCCAGGGCACCACCGTCACCGTGACGTCCTGGGTCGCCGGGCCGCCCCGGCAGCGAGAGGCACCCTGA